The Desulfuromonadaceae bacterium genome includes the window CTCTACTCCTTGCCAGTTTTCTCATCAACGTCAATCTATTCCGTCTTTGCAGTCAGCGAATATGAAGAGCTTTCCGCTCAGCTTGACTTCAGCCATGGCAATGGTATTCGCTCTTTTGTGCGCACGACACTGGAAATGTACGAAGAAGTTGATAATGCCCTGGTCTATGAACTCGGTGTAGAAAAAATCCGTACCGATCGTTTCTCCGGCTATCTGACTCTGGTTTTACGTGATGATGAAGAAGGGCAGGAGGACAAAGGGATCAAGGCTCGTGTCGCCTACCGGTTTAATTCCACCATTCAGGCCGGGGTTGGAGCACACTATAATTCCTTTGAACGCCGTATCGAAGCGGATTCCGATACCACCTCCAGCAGCCGTTTCTGGGTTGATTGCGTCGGTACAATCACCGACACGATAAACGTGGAAGCCAAACTGGAACGGGCGGAAAGCGACCTGTGGGACGAGTATTACCGGGGCCGCGTTCGTCTGAACATCCTCTTCTGAAAGGAGTGCCGATATGATTCGCATATTGCAACTGTTCACCGTCGGCTTGCTCCTCGGGGCATCGACACTCTGGGCCGCCGATTTCAAACATGATGTCCATCTCGACATGGCCGGCGATCCTCCCTGTATCACCTGCCATACGGCTGATGCTCAAGGTATCCAGCCGGATAAAAAAGTGTGTCTCGAGTGTCACGATCAGGCCTTTGTCAATACCGTTAAACTGCCGGGATTATTGACCCACGGTGTGACCTGGGCGCTGAATCATCGTGGACCTGCGGTCAGCAAGAGAATTGATTGCTCTGCTTGTCACGAGCAGGCTTTTTGTCTGGAGTGTCACAAGGCGGGAAGAGCCGATGAAATGGGCGCGCTGGGGAACAACATGATCAATGTCCACACCTCGGAATTCAACGTCACCCACCCGTTGGCCGCGCGGACCGATCAGCGGCTGTGTCTCAACTGTCACGAGAACAGCTATTGTGCCGATTGTCACAACAAATTTGCGCCAGAAGATCTGGCGATCGCATCGCATCGCCGTGGATTTACCGACGGCACGCTCGGTGGTGCACATGCGACGATAAACGAAGGGCAGTGCCAAACCTGCCATCCGGGTTCCGTACTGCCGACCCACGAGTGGTCATCCAGTCACGCCCGGGAGGCGCGTAAAAATCTGGCCACCTGCCAGGCGTGTCACCCCGAGGGGAATGTTTGTCTCAAGTGTCACAGTGCGCGCAGCGGGCTGATGGCCAACCCTCATCCCGATGATTGGAGCAGTGTCAAAAATCGTCTCGATCGTGCCAGTGACGGACGCAGTTGCCGTAAATGCCACTAAATTTTATCAACAATAGAACAGGAGGTAATCTCAATGCGCAAACAATGGTTAGTCTTTATCGTCGTGCTGCTGACAGGCTTTACTCTGTGGGGTTGTGGCAGCGATCGTGGAAGTGATTCATCATCCGTGACACCAATTGCCCCGGTTGCCGATGCAGCTAAATCCGGAAACTGTAAACTGTGTCACACGCTGGATGTTCATACAGCATTCAGCGCGCTGGTAGGTCAAAACCCGGACACAACTTTGGGGTTGGGATCTGCAATAAAACATGACTGTGAAGATTGTCATGGTGGCGGTCAATATCACCGCGGTGTGGGGCCGATCCCGTATCCGGCACCAGAGATAACCCGTTGTGAAACTTGCCACACTCAAGCGACCAAGGTGATCGCTTCCAAACACACTAATGGTCGCGGCCATGATACAGAAGCCGTCTGCCAGCGCTGCCATACGGCTGAAGGTGCTTTCGAATTTGCCAACTACACGGGCGACAAAGATGTCAACCTGTTAAATACCGGCACGGCACTCGTCAGTGTCAATGGTAACACCTGTGGCGCTTGTCATGATCCGCTGAACGGAACGATGCGTGAAGTAGCAGGTTGGGATCCCAACGCTAATGGCACCGCTGACCAGTTCGACCTCTGTACCAGCTGTCACACCTACTACAACAAGGACGGGCTTCTGGTCGGTTCCGGTTCGCTCGCTTCGAGAACCGCACCCTACTACCACAACACCTCCTGGTACCGGACCATTACTACCACTCACTTCGACGATCCGGCAACCAGCTACGAGGTGGCAGATGCCGCAGCTGTATGTGATGATGCTGACCCAACCTATGATGCAGCAGCATGTTCTGCATTGAACGCCATCGAGGGTTATGTCCTGCGTGAAACCGGTGACAACCCCTGCTTCGATTGTCACGGACACGAACTGCGCACGAACACCCGGCGGCACCTCGACGCCCCGACGGACGCCGACCGTGGTCCGACCATTCACACCGACTGGGCCAATTCCCGCCATGGTGGCGAGCTGCTCAAAGCTAAGGTTGCGGCAGCTGTTGCCAACCCCCAAACTGGAACTCGAGGCTCAGACGAATACACGACTAGCGGTATAACCCAGGTTGATGCCGTCATGGCGGCCGGTCGCGAAGACGGTGTTGGCCACGGCTGGAGCTGGACGCACTACCCTTGGGATAAGACCAACGACACTGTCGCCGGTGACCGCACAGGCCGCGCTGATTGTCAGAGATGTCATACCTCCACCGGCGTCTCAAATTTCCTGACCGCTCCGGACACTTACGATCCAGCCAATAACGATTTCAGCCACCTCGTCAATTGGAATGCCACAGACGGTTCGCCGCAGAGCGAAATGCTCTACTGCTGGGGCTGTCACGTTAGCGTTGACACCGGTGAACTCCGTGATCCGGGCGCGCTGACCATCGACTACTCCAATAACGCCAGCGTCACCTTCCCCGATTCGGCGGCTTCTAACGTCTGTATTGCCTGCCACAGTGGTCGCGAAAACGGCGACAGCATCAAGAAAGATACGAGTACAACAGGCGTTCGTAGCTTCCTCAATTCCCACTACCTGAACGCAGGTGGTATTCTGTTCGCCAAGGGTGGGTATGAGTATGACAGTATGAATTATGACTTCGCCGCAGGCGACCGCCATCAGAACATCGGCTACGGTTCTGCGACGCCGACCGGCGATGCTAATTTTGATGCTGTCAGCGATGATTATACCAGCGGGCCCTGCGTCACCTGCCACTTTGACAGTTCCGACGTCAATGGTCTCGATCGTTCGCATACGCTCAGTCCATTCACTGAAACAGTTGCTGATGGCACCGTGCTCAATTCGGTCTGTGTTAAGTGTCACACCGCTCGTGGCGTTGGCGACTCTGCTAATAAATGGTTCGGTAAGGACTTCGTCGAAGCCGACTTTGTTGCTGCACGAGAAACCTGGGATCTTGATAATACTAAACAGCCCCCTCATAAAGGCCGTCTGTTAGCGGCGCAACTGACCTTGCAGAACGTACTTGCAAGCAAAGGGATCCTCACCGACTTCTCGGCGTATCCGTACTTCTTCGCGGATAGCGGTTACGGCGAAGGAATCGCCGACAACGGTATTCTCGAGGCAGGCGAAGTTAACCGCCTCAATGGTTTCACCAACTGGGCCAGCATCTATGGCCTTGATCAATGGAAAAACGTCATGGGCGCTGCTTTCAATCTCAACCTGATCGCCCACGATCCGGGCGCCACGGCCCACAACCGCCGCTATGCCCGGCGCTTGATCTATGATTCCATCGATTTCATGGATGATGGCATCATGAACGATTCGACCAAAGCTACGGTAACCGCACAGGCGCAGCTCTATGAGCCATTTGCACTCAATTATATCGGCAGCCGCCCGTAATCATCTAACCAAGGCTGCATGTTGCGCAGTCTGAAAGACTAAACACAAAAAAGCTCCCGCTTCGGCGGGGGCTTTTTTGTGTGCCCGGACGGCAATCAGGGACATTCTAATTAGTTGACTAGCGCCCCACGCTTGTTATGGTTGCCCCATGCTCCGTGCTGAACAGTTATTTCCTTCTTTGTAATCGGTGTCAAAAATGCTACCATTAACTATATGTTGATAATTGTTGATACGAATATATTTGTCGGCGCTTGTCTTGGCATGGGAGCCTCCTGCGAGGTTGTCGCTACTTGTATCAGGCAGGGAAATACCGCCTTGATGGGGACGGCTCTTTATTCAGAATATGAGGATGTTCTGTCGCGTGCTTCACTCTTTAAAAAATCACGTCTCTCGAATGATGAACGTGACGAGTTACTGAATATTTTTCTTTCTGAATGTCGTTGGACACGTATTTACTTTGGTTGGAGCCCAAATTTGCAGGATGAGGGAGATAATCATCTTGTTGAACTTGCTGTAGCCGGTGGCGCTTCGCACATTGTCACCAGAAATATTCGTGATTTGAAGTCAACGGAATTGATTTTTCCAGAAATTTCTGTGGTGACACCCGAGAAATTTCTTGAGGAGATGAGACATGGGAACAGCAATGACAGTACGTCTGCCCGAAGAAAAACACAGACGTCTTAAAGAGCTTGCTATCCGTCGTCATACAACTCTTAATCGTTTGATTGATGAGATGGCAACGATGCTGTTGGCCGAGAATGATGCCGAGACCAGATTTCTGTTGCGGGTTCAATCTGGGAAAGGTAAGCGGGAGAGAGGACTGGAGTTGCTTGCTAAGGCGAAACGCGGAGAGTGAAGGCGGGCCTAGGGGAAAGGGGGACGCTCGGATAATGTCGATCTGAGTTCGAGTCTGATTTTATGATTGAAAAGTTAACGCAAAATTTATGTAGTATTACTTTTTAATTTGCATTTTGCATAAAATCTATTAAGCTTTCACTATGATCAAACGAACTCTCGAACCTGTCCTCAAGGAGCTAGCGCTCCAATATCCGGTGGTCACCATCACTGGTCCCCGTCAGAGCGGCAAGACAACCTTGTGCCGCAAGGTTTTTCCTCATCTCCACTATGTGAATCTCGAAGCTCCTGATGTTCGCCTTTTTGCCGTGGATGATCCTC containing:
- a CDS encoding cytochrome C encodes the protein MIRILQLFTVGLLLGASTLWAADFKHDVHLDMAGDPPCITCHTADAQGIQPDKKVCLECHDQAFVNTVKLPGLLTHGVTWALNHRGPAVSKRIDCSACHEQAFCLECHKAGRADEMGALGNNMINVHTSEFNVTHPLAARTDQRLCLNCHENSYCADCHNKFAPEDLAIASHRRGFTDGTLGGAHATINEGQCQTCHPGSVLPTHEWSSSHAREARKNLATCQACHPEGNVCLKCHSARSGLMANPHPDDWSSVKNRLDRASDGRSCRKCH
- a CDS encoding cytochrome c3 family protein; this encodes MRKQWLVFIVVLLTGFTLWGCGSDRGSDSSSVTPIAPVADAAKSGNCKLCHTLDVHTAFSALVGQNPDTTLGLGSAIKHDCEDCHGGGQYHRGVGPIPYPAPEITRCETCHTQATKVIASKHTNGRGHDTEAVCQRCHTAEGAFEFANYTGDKDVNLLNTGTALVSVNGNTCGACHDPLNGTMREVAGWDPNANGTADQFDLCTSCHTYYNKDGLLVGSGSLASRTAPYYHNTSWYRTITTTHFDDPATSYEVADAAAVCDDADPTYDAAACSALNAIEGYVLRETGDNPCFDCHGHELRTNTRRHLDAPTDADRGPTIHTDWANSRHGGELLKAKVAAAVANPQTGTRGSDEYTTSGITQVDAVMAAGREDGVGHGWSWTHYPWDKTNDTVAGDRTGRADCQRCHTSTGVSNFLTAPDTYDPANNDFSHLVNWNATDGSPQSEMLYCWGCHVSVDTGELRDPGALTIDYSNNASVTFPDSAASNVCIACHSGRENGDSIKKDTSTTGVRSFLNSHYLNAGGILFAKGGYEYDSMNYDFAAGDRHQNIGYGSATPTGDANFDAVSDDYTSGPCVTCHFDSSDVNGLDRSHTLSPFTETVADGTVLNSVCVKCHTARGVGDSANKWFGKDFVEADFVAARETWDLDNTKQPPHKGRLLAAQLTLQNVLASKGILTDFSAYPYFFADSGYGEGIADNGILEAGEVNRLNGFTNWASIYGLDQWKNVMGAAFNLNLIAHDPGATAHNRRYARRLIYDSIDFMDDGIMNDSTKATVTAQAQLYEPFALNYIGSRP
- a CDS encoding PIN domain-containing protein, whose amino-acid sequence is MLIIVDTNIFVGACLGMGASCEVVATCIRQGNTALMGTALYSEYEDVLSRASLFKKSRLSNDERDELLNIFLSECRWTRIYFGWSPNLQDEGDNHLVELAVAGGASHIVTRNIRDLKSTELIFPEISVVTPEKFLEEMRHGNSNDSTSARRKTQTS